The window ATTTTTTCGAGGAGTATACCACTTGAAGCAGCCTTTTCAATTTGTCCAACTGAAACAGGGTGGAGGCTTCCGGAGATTGCAAGCAGTGGCAGATTTGGGATGAGGCTGCGTATATCAAAACCCTCACTGCTGGCAAGGGGCAGCAGCGATATGAGTTCCCGGGCAAACCCGGCGCAGCCCGCGCTTGCTTTGAGGAGACCTTCTGTTCCCAGCAAATTACCAATGATATCCATGGCACTGTTGTCTTTGCAGCTTTTTGATCCTTACAAGATCGATGTAAACCGCATCCCCGAGGCTATTTTTACTGAATTATCCCAACCCTGTATTGCAGCTCGTATTAAGCCGGGTATGAAAGTTGCCATTACCTGCGGCAGCCAGGGAATCAGCAACATTGCCCTTATCACAAAAAATATTGTGGATTTTGTAAAATCGAAGGGTGCCTATCTTTTTATCATTCCGGCCATGGGGAGTCATGGAGGGGCTACTGCCGAAGGCCAAAGAGCCCTCATCGAAGGTTACAGCGTTACCGAAGGCTTTGTGGGCTGCCCCATTGTCTCATCCATGGAAACCGTGGTCATAGGAAAAAGCGAAGAAGGCCACGAGGTGCGCATAGACCGCAATGCTGCGGAGGCCGATGCTATTATCGTGTCGGGCAGAATAAAACCCCATACGGATTTCAGGGGAACTTACGAAAGCGGTCTCATGAAGATGATGACCATAGGTCTCGGAAAAAGGGAAGGTGCCGATATTTGCCACGAAAAGGGTTTTGGTCACATGCATCACATGGTACCCCTCTTTGCCCGCTGCATACTTAAAAATGCCCCCATAGCCCTGGGTCTGGGGATCATGGAAAATGCCTATTACGAAACCTGCAAAATAACGGCCCTCGAACCTGA is drawn from Leadbettera azotonutricia ZAS-9 and contains these coding sequences:
- a CDS encoding lactate racemase domain-containing protein, which codes for MALLSLQLFDPYKIDVNRIPEAIFTELSQPCIAARIKPGMKVAITCGSQGISNIALITKNIVDFVKSKGAYLFIIPAMGSHGGATAEGQRALIEGYSVTEGFVGCPIVSSMETVVIGKSEEGHEVRIDRNAAEADAIIVSGRIKPHTDFRGTYESGLMKMMTIGLGKREGADICHEKGFGHMHHMVPLFARCILKNAPIALGLGIMENAYYETCKITALEPEEFEAQEPILLEEARSHLPIIQFDSTDVLVVDRIGKDISGDGMDPNITGASPCSPHITGGIKAQRTVILDLTTATHGAAFGIGATHTITRRLFNKIDYEATYINAITCTVLDFVRIPLILDTDREAIQLAVRTCNGIDKQQPRIVRVADRVHTHEIWISEGMKEEAEKNPHLEILSPPEACSFDKDGNLW